The proteins below come from a single Aegilops tauschii subsp. strangulata cultivar AL8/78 chromosome 6, Aet v6.0, whole genome shotgun sequence genomic window:
- the LOC109760386 gene encoding expansin-B2 yields the protein MAGASTNAIALVLVALLSVLVTSVRSAANYDTSAARSYNSGWLPAKATWYGAPTGAGPNDNGGACGFKNVNQYPFSSMTSCGNEPLFDAGAGCGSCYEIRCVAANNPSCSGQPRRVVITDMNYYPVARYHFDLSGTAFGAMAKNGLNDKLRHAGIIDMQFRRVRCNFPGMKVTFHVQRGSNPNYLAVLVEYANVDGTVVRMELMQTRNGRPTGSWEPMRRSWGSIWRMDTSRPLQGPFSMRITSDSGKTLVANNVIPAYWRPDKAYWSNVQFY from the exons ATGGCCGGCGCCTCCACCAACGCCATTGCCCTTGTGCTTGTGGCACTCCTCTCTGTGCTCGTCACGTCCGTCCGTTCTGCGGCCAACTACGACACCTCCGCCGCTAGATCCTACAACTCCGGCTGGCTCCCCGCCAAGGCCACCTGGTACGGTGCGCCCACCGGCGCCGGCCCCAACGACAACG GCGGTGCTTGTGGCTTCAAGAACGTGAACCAGTACCCCTTCTCCTCCATGACGTCCTGCGGCAACGAGCCTCTGTTCGACGCCGGCGCAGGCTGCGGCAGCTGCTACGAG ATCCGATGCGTCGCTGCCAACAACCCATCGTGCTCCGGCCAACCGAGGAGGGTGGTCATCACCGACATGAACTACTACCCTGTGGCTAGGTACCACTTCGACCTCAGCGGCACAGCGTTCGGGGCCATGGCCAAGAATGGCCTCAATGACAAGCTCCGCCACGCCGGCATCATCGACATGCAGTTCAGGAGGGTGCGCTGCAACTTCCCGGGCATGAAGGTCACCTTCCACGTCCAGCGTGGATCCAACCCCAACTACCTCGCGGTGCTCGTGGAGTACGCCAACGTCGACGGCACCGTGGTCCGCATGGAGCTCATGCAGACCAGGAACGGGCGCCCGACGGGGTCCTGGGAGCCAATGCGCCGCTCCTGGGGATCCATCTGGCGGATGGACACCAGCCGCCCGCTGCAGGGGCCCTTCTCCATGCGCATCACCAGCGACTCCGGGAAGACGCTTGTGGCCAACAATGTCATCCCGGCCTACTGGCGGCCGGACAAAGCCTACTGGTCCAACGTCCAGTTCTACTGA